In Cupriavidus basilensis, one genomic interval encodes:
- a CDS encoding lytic transglycosylase domain-containing protein, protein MSGWKTLHLPGVGRALQVRFRQPVPGVSRALQVRLAHPVAGRALRSGRATLKYALNSLGVVSVVAAVSLSVSQEWRTALAGALAGEEAPAVLMEAAVPASTADVAAAKLGLTMAQAKPAGLPTVSGTDDWGQQPAGKVPSVAHLAAQIPAQRVALDARNPATLGSAREQAVVAEYIARKYRVAAQATAQLVKAAYLTGREVGIDPLLILGVIAIESSFNPYAESGVGAQGLMQVMTKVHQDKYEAVGGVAAALNPYANIKIGALVLKDCIARAGSLEGGLKYYVGAATTNTDGGYGAKVLAERARLRQLPGVHSVAAEPVSAKPEVAVDAKAQAERHHGTAGDKLEAAGNVPKSA, encoded by the coding sequence ATGAGTGGTTGGAAAACCCTTCATCTTCCCGGAGTCGGACGGGCATTGCAGGTCCGTTTCAGACAACCGGTACCCGGAGTGAGTCGGGCATTGCAGGTCCGCCTTGCGCATCCGGTCGCTGGCCGCGCTTTACGCAGCGGTCGCGCAACATTGAAATATGCCCTGAACAGTCTCGGGGTTGTGTCTGTAGTCGCTGCGGTATCGCTGTCTGTCAGCCAGGAATGGCGTACGGCCCTGGCCGGTGCGCTGGCTGGCGAGGAAGCGCCTGCGGTATTGATGGAAGCGGCAGTGCCAGCCTCCACGGCCGATGTGGCCGCGGCCAAGCTGGGCCTGACGATGGCGCAGGCCAAGCCGGCAGGATTGCCGACCGTGTCCGGCACGGACGACTGGGGCCAGCAGCCCGCGGGTAAGGTGCCCTCCGTGGCTCATCTTGCCGCGCAGATCCCGGCACAGCGCGTGGCGCTGGACGCACGTAACCCGGCCACGCTGGGCAGCGCGCGTGAGCAGGCTGTGGTGGCTGAGTACATCGCGCGCAAGTATCGCGTGGCGGCGCAGGCCACCGCGCAACTGGTCAAGGCCGCATACCTGACGGGGCGCGAGGTCGGCATCGATCCGCTGCTGATCCTGGGCGTGATCGCGATCGAGTCCAGCTTCAATCCGTACGCGGAGAGCGGCGTGGGCGCGCAGGGCCTGATGCAGGTGATGACCAAGGTCCATCAGGACAAGTACGAGGCCGTGGGCGGCGTGGCAGCCGCGCTGAACCCGTACGCCAACATCAAGATCGGTGCGCTGGTGCTCAAGGACTGCATCGCCCGCGCCGGTTCGCTGGAAGGCGGCCTGAAGTATTACGTGGGTGCGGCGACCACCAACACCGATGGCGGCTATGGCGCCAAGGTGCTGGCAGAGCGTGCCCGCCTGCGCCAACTGCCGGGCGTGCACAGCGTCGCGGCTGAGCCGGTTTCGGCCAAGCCGGAAGTGGCGGTGGACGCCAAGGCACAGGCCGAGCGCCATCACGGCACGGCTGGCGACAAGCTGGAAGCGGCAGGCAACGTTCCGAAAAGCGCCTGA
- the ubiD gene encoding 4-hydroxy-3-polyprenylbenzoate decarboxylase, producing MKYNDLRDFLGQLEGLGELKRIGAPVSPNLEMTEICDRLLRAGGPAVVFENPSDPHRPGQTYSVPVLANLFGTTRRVALGMGAESLADLRDIGRVLSALKEPEPPRGLREAGKLFTLVKSVWDMAPKRVSSPACQEVVWEGNDVDLARLPIQTCWPEDAAPLITWGLVITKGPHKKRQNLGIYRQQVISRNQVIMRWLAHRGGALDFREHALANPGKPFPIAVALGADPATILGAVTPVPDTLSEYQFAGLLRGSRTALAGCITPTLSELSVPASAEIVLEGHIQPDPDHPSGYQHALEGPYGDHTGYYNEQDWFPVFTIDRITMRRDPIYHSTYTGKPPDEPAVLGVALNEVFVPLLQKQFPEITDFYLPPEGCSYRMAVVRMKKQYAGHAKRVMFGVWSFLRQFMYTKFIVVVDDDVDVRDWKEVIWAITTRVDPARDTVLVENTPIDYLDFASPVSGLGSKMGIDATDKWPGETTREWGRPIQMDAGVKARVDGMWDALFEARAKA from the coding sequence ATGAAATACAACGACTTGCGCGATTTCCTGGGCCAACTGGAAGGCCTTGGCGAACTGAAACGGATCGGTGCGCCGGTGTCGCCCAACCTCGAAATGACAGAAATTTGCGACAGGCTGTTGAGAGCGGGCGGACCGGCAGTCGTGTTCGAAAACCCGAGCGATCCCCATCGGCCTGGCCAGACTTATAGCGTGCCCGTACTGGCCAATCTGTTCGGCACGACACGCAGGGTAGCCCTCGGCATGGGGGCGGAAAGCCTGGCCGACCTGCGCGACATCGGCCGCGTTCTGTCGGCACTCAAGGAACCCGAGCCACCCCGTGGCTTGCGCGAAGCCGGCAAGCTGTTCACCCTCGTCAAATCGGTGTGGGACATGGCGCCCAAGCGCGTCAGCAGTCCGGCCTGCCAGGAGGTGGTGTGGGAAGGCAACGACGTGGATCTGGCACGCCTGCCGATCCAGACGTGCTGGCCGGAAGACGCGGCGCCGCTGATCACCTGGGGCCTGGTGATCACCAAGGGTCCGCACAAGAAACGCCAGAACCTTGGCATCTACCGCCAGCAGGTGATCAGCCGCAACCAGGTCATCATGCGCTGGCTGGCGCATCGCGGCGGCGCGCTGGATTTCCGCGAGCATGCGCTGGCCAACCCCGGCAAGCCGTTTCCGATCGCAGTGGCGCTGGGCGCGGACCCCGCCACCATCCTCGGCGCCGTCACGCCGGTGCCCGACACCTTGTCCGAATACCAATTTGCGGGCCTGCTGCGCGGCAGCCGCACCGCGCTAGCCGGCTGCATCACGCCGACGCTGTCCGAACTGAGCGTGCCGGCCTCGGCCGAGATCGTGCTGGAAGGCCACATCCAGCCCGACCCGGATCACCCATCCGGCTACCAGCATGCGCTGGAAGGCCCGTACGGCGACCACACCGGCTATTACAACGAGCAGGACTGGTTCCCTGTTTTCACCATCGACCGCATCACCATGCGGCGCGATCCGATCTACCACTCCACCTATACCGGCAAGCCGCCCGACGAGCCCGCGGTGCTTGGCGTGGCGCTCAATGAAGTGTTCGTGCCGCTGCTGCAAAAGCAGTTCCCGGAGATCACCGACTTCTACCTGCCGCCGGAGGGCTGCAGCTACCGCATGGCCGTGGTGCGCATGAAGAAGCAGTACGCTGGCCACGCCAAACGCGTGATGTTCGGCGTCTGGAGCTTCCTGCGCCAGTTCATGTATACGAAGTTCATCGTGGTGGTGGACGACGACGTCGACGTGCGCGACTGGAAGGAAGTGATCTGGGCCATCACCACCCGCGTCGATCCCGCGCGCGACACCGTGCTGGTGGAGAACACGCCGATCGACTACCTCGACTTTGCCTCGCCGGTATCAGGGCTGGGCTCGAAGATGGGCATCGATGCCACCGATAAATGGCCCGGCGAGACCACCCGCGAATGGGGCCGTCCGATCCAGATGGATGCCGGGGTCAAGGCCCGGGTCGACGGCATGTGGGACGCCTTGTTCGAGGCCCGCGCCAAAGCGTGA
- a CDS encoding acetoacetate--CoA ligase gives MTTLEEGQLRWTPSQAFRDGSRIAHFMRWLESERGLAFADYGALWQWSVTDLEAFWDAIRAYFDLRFDTPAERVLGSAQMPGARWFEGASLNYVQQVFRHAGSGAARQRTAIRYAGESIAVTDLSWDGLEQQVASLAHALRGMGVARGDRVAGYLPNIPATVVAFLATASLGAIWSGCAPDMGQVAVSDRFRQIEPKVLIAVDGYRYGGKAYDRAPVLADLAAALPSLTDLVLVPGEHTDAHAAPDAIPLPANVRRHAWQAVLAHRVPLAIESVPFDHPLWIVYSSGTTGMPKPIVHGHGGIVIEQLKLMAFHNNLGPDDVFHWYSSSGWIMWNAQIAGLLLGSTIALYDGNPAWPDAGVLWRFVDAARVTAFGAGAAFFTAGMKAGIEPARVADLSRLRALGSTGSPLPAEAYDWIYRHVGADIWLAPMSGGTDFAGSFVAGCPILPVYSGEMQCRCLGAKVEAFDEAGNALVGEVGELVCTAPMPSMPLFLWGDTNGQRYRDSYFDTYPGVWRHGDWIKITAHGGAIIYGRSDATINRHGIRMGTSELYRVVEDLPEVLDSMVVDLEYLGRDSYMPLFVVLREGMVLDDALRDTMRARIRSALSSRHVPNEILQVPGVPRTLSGKKMEVPIKKLLLGHAPGKIANRDAMANPETLDWYFAYAERFIAARASESAPA, from the coding sequence ATGACTACCCTTGAAGAAGGGCAACTGAGATGGACGCCGTCGCAAGCGTTCCGCGACGGCAGCCGCATTGCGCACTTCATGCGCTGGCTGGAGAGCGAGCGCGGCCTCGCCTTTGCCGACTACGGCGCACTGTGGCAATGGTCGGTGACCGACCTGGAAGCCTTCTGGGACGCCATCCGCGCCTATTTCGACCTGCGCTTCGATACCCCTGCCGAGCGCGTGCTCGGCAGCGCGCAGATGCCCGGCGCACGCTGGTTCGAAGGCGCCAGCCTGAACTACGTGCAACAGGTGTTCCGCCATGCCGGCAGCGGCGCCGCGCGCCAGCGCACGGCCATCCGCTACGCCGGTGAATCCATCGCGGTCACCGACCTGAGCTGGGATGGGCTGGAGCAGCAGGTTGCCTCGCTGGCCCACGCCTTGCGCGGCATGGGCGTGGCGCGCGGCGATCGCGTGGCGGGCTACCTGCCGAACATCCCCGCCACGGTCGTCGCCTTCCTGGCCACCGCCAGCCTTGGCGCAATCTGGTCGGGCTGCGCGCCAGACATGGGCCAGGTGGCGGTAAGCGACCGTTTCCGCCAGATCGAACCCAAGGTGCTGATCGCCGTCGATGGTTACCGTTATGGCGGCAAGGCCTATGATCGGGCGCCAGTACTGGCCGACCTGGCCGCCGCCCTGCCCTCGCTCACCGACCTGGTACTGGTGCCGGGCGAGCACACCGATGCGCATGCCGCCCCCGACGCCATCCCGCTTCCCGCCAACGTGCGCCGCCACGCCTGGCAGGCGGTGCTGGCGCATCGCGTACCGCTGGCGATCGAATCCGTGCCCTTCGATCACCCACTGTGGATCGTCTACTCCTCCGGCACCACCGGCATGCCCAAGCCCATCGTGCACGGCCACGGCGGCATCGTCATCGAGCAGCTCAAGCTGATGGCGTTTCACAACAACCTCGGGCCGGACGACGTCTTCCACTGGTACAGCAGCAGTGGCTGGATCATGTGGAACGCGCAGATCGCGGGGCTGCTGCTGGGCAGCACCATCGCGCTCTACGACGGCAATCCCGCCTGGCCCGACGCCGGCGTGTTGTGGCGCTTCGTGGATGCCGCGCGCGTCACCGCCTTTGGCGCGGGCGCGGCGTTCTTCACGGCCGGCATGAAGGCCGGGATCGAGCCCGCGCGCGTGGCCGACCTTTCCCGGCTGCGCGCGCTCGGCTCGACCGGCTCGCCGCTGCCAGCCGAGGCCTATGACTGGATCTACCGCCACGTGGGCGCGGACATCTGGCTTGCGCCGATGAGCGGCGGCACCGACTTCGCCGGCTCGTTCGTGGCAGGCTGCCCGATCCTGCCGGTCTACTCGGGCGAGATGCAGTGCCGCTGCCTGGGCGCCAAAGTCGAGGCCTTCGACGAGGCGGGCAATGCGCTGGTGGGTGAGGTGGGCGAGCTGGTCTGCACGGCGCCGATGCCGTCGATGCCGCTGTTCTTATGGGGCGACACCAACGGGCAGCGTTACCGCGACAGCTACTTCGACACCTATCCCGGCGTGTGGCGTCACGGTGACTGGATCAAGATCACCGCGCACGGCGGCGCCATCATCTATGGCCGCTCGGACGCGACCATCAACCGGCACGGCATCCGCATGGGCACCAGCGAGTTGTATCGCGTGGTGGAGGACCTGCCGGAAGTGCTCGACAGCATGGTGGTGGACCTCGAATACCTGGGGCGTGACTCGTATATGCCGCTGTTCGTGGTGCTGCGCGAGGGCATGGTGCTGGACGATGCATTGCGCGACACCATGCGCGCGCGCATCCGCAGCGCACTGTCCTCACGCCACGTGCCCAACGAGATCCTGCAGGTGCCCGGCGTGCCGCGCACGCTGTCAGGCAAGAAGATGGAAGTGCCCATCAAGAAGCTGCTGCTGGGCCATGCGCCCGGCAAGATTGCCAACCGCGACGCCATGGCCAACCCGGAAACGCTGGACTGGTATTTCGCCTACGCCGAGCGATTTATCGCGGCGCGCGCCAGCGAGTCCGCGCCGGCGTGA
- a CDS encoding glutathione S-transferase family protein, translated as MARTTLTISSKTYSSWSLRGWLLVRFAGLEFEEVLVPPDDAAARAEILLLSPSILVPRLLHQGVTVWDTLAIAEYLNEVRPKAGLLPDDRAARAHCRAISGEMHSGFAAMRAALPMNLKGHFPGFKVWSRAQADIDRITQIWTECLTQYGGPYLFGETRTMADAMYAPVVTRFVTYGVMLDPAPVEYCKQILAMPELQEWIVAAKKEPDEISELEVEF; from the coding sequence ATGGCAAGGACGACACTCACCATCAGCAGTAAGACGTATTCATCGTGGTCGCTGCGTGGCTGGCTGCTGGTGCGCTTCGCGGGGCTGGAATTCGAGGAGGTGCTGGTGCCCCCCGATGATGCCGCGGCGCGCGCGGAAATCCTGCTGCTGTCGCCTTCCATTCTCGTTCCCCGCCTGCTGCACCAGGGGGTGACCGTGTGGGATACGCTGGCTATCGCCGAGTATCTCAACGAGGTCCGCCCGAAGGCCGGCCTGCTGCCCGATGACCGTGCCGCACGCGCGCATTGCCGCGCCATCAGCGGCGAGATGCATTCGGGCTTTGCTGCCATGCGCGCGGCGTTGCCCATGAACTTGAAGGGGCACTTTCCTGGTTTCAAGGTGTGGTCGCGCGCGCAGGCCGATATCGACCGCATCACACAGATCTGGACCGAGTGCCTGACGCAATACGGCGGCCCGTACCTGTTTGGCGAGACGCGCACCATGGCCGATGCGATGTACGCGCCGGTGGTGACGCGCTTCGTGACCTACGGCGTGATGCTGGATCCGGCGCCGGTGGAGTACTGCAAGCAGATCCTCGCCATGCCGGAGCTGCAGGAATGGATCGTCGCGGCGAAGAAGGAACCCGACGAAATCAGCGAGCTGGAAGTGGAGTTCTGA
- a CDS encoding polyhydroxyalkanoate depolymerase, with translation MLYQVYQTYADLMQPACSLADMVSNTLAENPRLAGCEPMLATRAACEVLALSRLTHHRPPFAIDSVMVNGTPIQVTEEVTASTPFCSLLHFRKHGVSGHPRVLLVAPMSGHFATLLRGTVQTMLRDHDVYITDWHNPRDISLAHGRFGFDEYVYHLIDFLRALGGGTHLMAVCQPTVAALAAVALMAEDSDPAQPPSLILMAGPIDARINPTKVNELATSQPIEWFERSLTSYVPFRFAGAMRRVYPGFMQLIAFMSMNSERHQQAFRDLYDLRASGQHDRADAIQVFYEEYFATMDLSAEFYLETVSMVFQDFLLAQGLLDVGGRRVNPHAIHRTALLTVEGERDDICAIGQTMAAQELCGSLRPYMRMHHVQTGVGHYGVFNGKRWDSQVYPLVRNAVHMNA, from the coding sequence ATGCTGTATCAGGTGTACCAGACTTATGCGGATCTCATGCAGCCCGCCTGCAGCCTGGCCGACATGGTGTCGAACACGCTTGCAGAAAATCCGCGCCTGGCAGGATGCGAGCCGATGCTTGCCACGCGCGCGGCCTGCGAGGTGCTCGCACTGAGCCGCCTGACGCACCATCGCCCGCCGTTCGCCATCGACAGCGTCATGGTGAACGGCACACCGATACAGGTTACGGAGGAAGTGACCGCGAGCACGCCGTTCTGCTCGCTGCTGCACTTTCGCAAGCACGGCGTCTCTGGCCACCCGCGCGTGCTGCTGGTTGCGCCGATGTCGGGCCACTTTGCCACGTTGCTGCGGGGCACCGTGCAGACCATGCTGCGTGATCACGATGTCTACATCACCGACTGGCACAACCCACGCGACATCTCGCTGGCGCACGGCCGCTTTGGCTTTGACGAGTACGTCTACCACTTGATCGACTTCCTGCGCGCGCTGGGCGGCGGCACGCACCTGATGGCGGTGTGCCAGCCCACCGTGGCGGCGCTCGCCGCCGTGGCGTTGATGGCGGAAGATAGCGATCCGGCGCAGCCGCCGAGCCTGATCCTGATGGCCGGCCCCATCGACGCGCGCATCAACCCGACCAAGGTCAATGAGCTTGCCACCAGCCAGCCCATCGAATGGTTCGAGCGCTCGCTCACCAGCTACGTGCCGTTTCGCTTTGCCGGCGCGATGCGCCGCGTCTACCCCGGCTTCATGCAGCTGATCGCCTTCATGAGCATGAACAGCGAGCGCCACCAGCAGGCTTTCCGCGACCTCTACGATCTGCGTGCCAGCGGCCAGCATGATCGCGCGGATGCGATCCAGGTGTTCTACGAGGAATACTTCGCCACCATGGACCTGAGCGCGGAGTTCTATCTCGAAACCGTGAGCATGGTGTTCCAGGACTTCCTGCTGGCGCAAGGCCTGCTGGACGTAGGCGGGCGCCGCGTGAACCCGCACGCGATCCACCGCACGGCGCTGCTCACGGTGGAGGGCGAGCGCGACGATATCTGCGCCATCGGGCAGACCATGGCCGCGCAGGAACTGTGCGGCAGCCTGCGGCCCTATATGCGCATGCACCACGTGCAAACCGGCGTGGGGCATTACGGCGTCTTCAATGGCAAGCGCTGGGATTCGCAGGTCTATCCGCTAGTGCGCAACGCCGTCCATATGAACGCGTGA
- a CDS encoding cupin domain-containing protein yields the protein MAESLSKSSASVGDAATDASPTKFSHVRPQDTAFVDQGLRDFFLYRDLGIAEATGGKLLVQLVKANLPPEQGTGWHRHEAQFHVVLMLKGWARFMYEDKETLVAAGDCVHQRPGITHFLFDYSPDMEYLEIVGPADFGTVDVEGPCAVPAVTPWPAGQNAA from the coding sequence ATGGCCGAGTCCCTCAGCAAGTCCAGCGCGTCCGTCGGCGATGCCGCCACGGATGCCTCTCCCACGAAGTTCTCCCACGTGCGCCCGCAAGACACGGCCTTCGTCGACCAGGGTTTGCGCGATTTCTTCCTGTATCGCGACCTGGGCATTGCCGAGGCCACCGGCGGCAAGCTGCTGGTGCAGCTGGTCAAGGCCAACCTGCCGCCCGAGCAAGGCACCGGCTGGCACCGGCATGAGGCGCAGTTCCATGTGGTACTGATGCTCAAGGGCTGGGCGCGCTTCATGTATGAGGACAAGGAGACACTGGTGGCGGCTGGCGATTGTGTGCACCAGCGCCCCGGCATCACGCATTTTCTGTTCGACTACTCGCCGGACATGGAGTACCTGGAAATCGTGGGGCCGGCGGATTTTGGCACCGTCGATGTCGAGGGCCCATGCGCGGTGCCGGCGGTGACGCCGTGGCCGGCCGGCCAAAACGCCGCCTAG
- a CDS encoding aldose epimerase codes for MHFQGQELIRVGDDSSFMLLAPQFGARLVRWVHRGEDILYWPENADWSQLARVRGGNPILFPFIARHFVDSAPGAWKDASGTVRTMPIHGFARDLPFAVTRFEAGRSLTMTLQASDATRAAYPFEFLFEVTYRLLDDNLEATLRTRNTGERALPYYAGHHFYFPLAHQARAASTLAMPAAERMRQRPDGSLAPNGQGAETYQLDDPRLQDTFHVLHAQPAAPRHCTLATPPDATASHGRKVVIELDTPGSTPWFAVTTWSERADADFYCVEPWLGLPNAIHHGTGLRWLAPGQEEAAVCRLRLAP; via the coding sequence ATGCATTTCCAAGGCCAGGAACTGATCCGGGTCGGAGACGATTCCAGTTTCATGCTGCTCGCCCCGCAGTTCGGCGCCCGCCTGGTGCGCTGGGTGCATCGCGGCGAGGACATTCTTTACTGGCCGGAAAACGCCGACTGGTCCCAGCTGGCCCGCGTGCGTGGTGGCAACCCGATACTGTTCCCCTTCATTGCCCGGCACTTCGTCGACAGCGCGCCCGGCGCATGGAAAGACGCCAGTGGCACCGTGCGGACGATGCCGATCCACGGCTTCGCGCGCGACCTGCCCTTCGCGGTCACGCGGTTTGAGGCAGGGCGCAGCCTGACCATGACGCTGCAAGCGTCGGACGCAACGCGCGCGGCCTACCCCTTCGAGTTCCTGTTCGAGGTCACCTACCGGCTGCTCGACGACAACCTCGAAGCCACATTGCGCACGCGCAATACCGGCGAGCGGGCCCTGCCTTACTACGCTGGCCACCACTTCTACTTCCCGCTTGCCCACCAGGCGCGCGCCGCTTCGACGCTGGCCATGCCGGCCGCAGAACGGATGCGCCAGCGCCCCGACGGCTCGCTGGCACCGAACGGCCAAGGCGCCGAGACCTATCAGCTCGACGACCCGCGCCTGCAAGACACCTTTCACGTCCTGCATGCGCAGCCCGCGGCGCCGCGCCACTGCACGCTGGCCACGCCGCCCGATGCCACCGCCTCGCATGGCCGCAAAGTGGTAATCGAACTGGACACGCCGGGCAGCACGCCATGGTTCGCCGTCACCACCTGGTCGGAGCGCGCCGACGCCGACTTCTACTGCGTGGAACCCTGGCTCGGCCTGCCCAACGCCATCCACCACGGCACGGGGCTGCGCTGGCTCGCGCCGGGCCAGGAGGAAGCGGCGGTCTGCCGGCTGCGGTTGGCTCCATAA
- a CDS encoding methyl-accepting chemotaxis protein — protein MLKHLSIRGYLSLMVVFFGLALVVGAAAGLLSMRAGNASLQQMYTIDTPAVADLEGSAGQLLRLRLALATYASLSDLNDQEGADAVLKRFDQYLKASNERFAHYLSGAGNGEEEQGLIKDMQDKRAKFLSEGIDPALTALKAGDKTAFLQQQAHKLPPLYSTYEKAMLALEKLQLDRGAQRYQQAQDRFKAVSTAVAIGLVAALLLSWAGRAALMRAIVDPVNAAIARFNRIAAGDLTGEVVATSDNEMGRLSAALQQMQASLIGTVGTVRSGTESINVGVREIAAGNTDLSQRTEEQAASLEQTAASMEELTSTVKQTAENAKAASQLAQGASGLAAQGGELTQQVVGTMHNIVADSRKIGDIVGVIESIAFQTNILALNAAVEAARAGEQGRGFAVVATEVRSLAQRSAGAAKEIKGLIGASTSRVESGAELVERSGTTMAEIVNAIARVSDIMNEIAAASAEQSSGIDQVNVAVAQMDEVTQQNAALVEQAAAAAGSLEEQARRLSAAVAVFRIGGNGSGQPDRALNVAGATPAFGV, from the coding sequence ATGTTGAAGCACCTATCCATACGGGGCTATCTCAGCCTCATGGTCGTTTTTTTCGGACTGGCATTGGTGGTGGGCGCCGCGGCGGGATTGTTGTCAATGCGCGCAGGCAATGCTTCGCTGCAACAGATGTACACCATCGACACGCCCGCGGTCGCGGACCTGGAGGGCAGCGCGGGCCAGTTGCTGCGCTTGCGGCTGGCGCTGGCCACCTACGCCTCGCTCTCCGACCTGAACGACCAGGAAGGCGCCGACGCCGTACTCAAGCGTTTTGATCAATACCTGAAGGCCTCGAACGAGCGCTTCGCGCACTATCTCAGCGGCGCCGGCAACGGCGAAGAAGAGCAAGGCCTCATCAAGGACATGCAGGACAAGCGCGCGAAGTTCCTGAGCGAAGGCATCGACCCTGCACTCACCGCGCTCAAGGCTGGCGACAAGACGGCGTTCTTGCAGCAGCAGGCGCACAAGCTGCCGCCGCTTTACAGCACCTATGAAAAGGCCATGCTGGCGCTGGAGAAGCTCCAGCTCGATCGCGGCGCGCAACGCTACCAGCAAGCGCAGGACCGCTTCAAGGCGGTCAGTACGGCGGTGGCCATCGGCCTGGTTGCCGCGCTGCTGCTCTCATGGGCAGGACGAGCGGCACTGATGCGCGCCATCGTGGATCCGGTCAATGCGGCCATCGCGCGCTTCAACCGCATCGCGGCCGGCGACCTGACCGGCGAGGTCGTGGCCACCAGCGACAACGAAATGGGCAGGCTCAGCGCCGCGCTGCAACAGATGCAGGCCTCGCTGATCGGGACGGTCGGCACCGTGCGCAGCGGCACCGAATCAATCAATGTCGGCGTACGGGAAATCGCCGCCGGCAACACCGACCTGTCCCAGCGCACGGAAGAACAAGCGGCTTCGCTCGAGCAAACGGCGGCCAGCATGGAAGAACTCACCTCCACCGTGAAGCAGACCGCCGAGAACGCCAAAGCGGCCAGCCAGCTGGCGCAAGGGGCATCCGGGCTGGCCGCGCAAGGCGGCGAGCTCACGCAGCAGGTGGTCGGCACCATGCACAACATCGTCGCGGACTCGCGCAAGATCGGGGACATCGTCGGCGTGATCGAGAGCATCGCCTTCCAGACCAACATCCTGGCGCTGAACGCGGCAGTGGAAGCGGCTCGCGCGGGCGAGCAAGGGCGTGGTTTCGCCGTGGTCGCCACCGAGGTGCGCTCGCTCGCCCAGCGCAGCGCGGGCGCTGCCAAGGAAATCAAGGGCCTGATCGGCGCATCGACCTCGCGCGTGGAATCCGGCGCGGAGCTGGTGGAGCGCTCCGGCACGACCATGGCGGAAATCGTCAACGCCATCGCGCGCGTCAGCGACATCATGAACGAGATCGCCGCCGCGTCGGCCGAGCAGAGCAGCGGCATCGACCAGGTCAACGTTGCCGTCGCCCAGATGGACGAAGTGACGCAGCAGAACGCCGCGCTGGTCGAGCAGGCGGCCGCGGCAGCCGGCTCCCTGGAGGAGCAGGCGCGCCGCTTGTCAGCGGCGGTGGCCGTGTTCCGGATCGGCGGGAATGGATCTGGCCAGCCGGATCGGGCCCTGAACGTCGCCGGTGCCACGCCGGCGTTTGGCGTCTAA
- the trmB gene encoding tRNA (guanosine(46)-N7)-methyltransferase TrmB, which produces MLPQDPSSDPTPADDADNAPAKAADGSDVAHPRRIRSFVRRAGRTSTGQQRAIDDLGPRFILPYAPQPLDWEATFGRAAPAILEIGFGMGETTAHIAQLRPQDNFLGCEVHEPGVGALLKLLGEREIGNVRIMPHDAVEVIAHMLTESCLDGVHIFFPDPWHKKRHNKRRLVQPPLVKLLANRLKPGGYLHCATDWEEYAHQMVEVLSGEPTLANTSDAAGGFAPRPDYRPVTKFERRGVRLGHGVWDVVFRKRA; this is translated from the coding sequence ATGCTCCCCCAAGACCCCAGTTCCGATCCGACGCCAGCCGACGACGCTGACAACGCGCCTGCCAAGGCTGCCGATGGCAGCGACGTGGCGCATCCGCGCCGCATCCGTTCCTTCGTGCGCCGCGCGGGGCGAACCTCCACCGGCCAGCAGCGTGCCATCGATGACCTGGGGCCGCGCTTCATCCTGCCCTACGCACCGCAGCCGCTCGACTGGGAGGCGACGTTCGGCCGCGCCGCGCCAGCGATCCTCGAGATCGGGTTCGGCATGGGCGAGACCACCGCGCATATCGCGCAACTACGCCCTCAGGACAATTTCCTGGGCTGCGAGGTGCATGAACCCGGCGTTGGCGCCCTGCTCAAGCTGCTGGGCGAGCGCGAGATCGGCAATGTGCGGATCATGCCGCATGACGCCGTGGAGGTCATCGCGCACATGCTGACGGAATCCTGCCTGGACGGCGTGCATATTTTCTTCCCCGACCCGTGGCACAAGAAGCGCCACAACAAGCGGCGCCTGGTGCAGCCGCCGCTGGTCAAGCTGCTGGCCAACCGCCTGAAGCCGGGCGGCTACCTGCACTGCGCGACCGACTGGGAAGAGTATGCCCACCAGATGGTGGAAGTGCTGTCGGGCGAACCCACCCTGGCCAACACCTCGGACGCCGCCGGCGGCTTTGCGCCTCGGCCGGACTACCGCCCGGTGACCAAGTTCGAGCGCCGCGGCGTGCGGCTGGGTCATGGCGTGTGGGACGTGGTGTTCCGCAAGCGGGCCTGA